The window ATCAGAATCACTTAATTTAATCTAATCCAGAGCCAAAAACGCGCTTAGCAATTTACCTGGGCGGACGAAAACTCTGCCGTACCAAACGTTCCGCGCGCCCCGCGTCGACCCCGGTACATCGTTTCCTAATCCAaggaaaggaaaacacaatccgaTATCGAAAGATCCCTGAATGCAGGTGAGCGACGCGGTCAACACGGGGAGGCGGCGGCATCTTGAGGGAACGGTGATGGCGAAGTTgtgggctccggcggggctgcTGTGGATCTGGCGGATGGCAGCAGGATCGGGTCGACGAcggacggctccggcgagagtcggagggacgacggcggcggctgagCTCCTCCATGGCCTGCTGCGGTTCTAGGGAGAACAGAAGGAAGGGAGGGGAGGAAGGGCACGGCCAGCAGGCTCTCACCTCTCTTACCTCCATGCCGCCGTCGACACGACCCCCGAGCCTAGACCACGACCCATGCGACGGGACCCCGCTGATGCCGACGGCGGTGCCGGGTTCCATGATCTATTCGACTTCATGTGTCGAATCATCAAGTCCGCACCAGCACTCCACCGGGCCCCTCAGTGGGATCGGCGTCCGTATCAGCTCCTGCCTCTGCAAGTCAAGGGGTAGGCTGCTCGATCGCATCTCCAAGAGTCCCTCGCCGCCACAACGCCTGCAGTCGCGGACGGCTGTACCTGTCGACGGGAGCGGCTGAGCAAGGGACATCCCGCCGATCCGATGGCGGAAGGGCGAGATAATGGGCAAGTCTACCTCGGGTTGAATGTAGACACCAGCGAGCTCCTTGCAGTAAACCAGGTGCTGGACTTTTGTGTTTTGTTTATCAGGTTTGCACTGTGTGAATCACGCCGGTCCGGCTCTCACCCCTCTCTGACCTCCATGCCGCAGTTGGGCGCTCCTTCGAAACAAGATTATCGTGTCCAGGTATACAGTCCGCCACAAAACTCTCCCGTGCAGTGGGCGTACAGAAGGTACCTTCCTCTCCTGGTTTTGTATATGGCAGTGTAGTACTATGTGGTTAACTGAAAACGAAGAGTAAGCAAATTAGTTCCTGTCAGAACAACTGTAGCCGGCATCGCCGCCGTCGCTTATGGAGCTCCACACCATTCCCCAATTGTACGAGAGCATGTTCAATCTTCGCCATTCTATACTATGTGCAAATGGTCAACTCTTTTCCAAACAAGAAGATATGAGGATTAGGCATATATGCCCCATAAGGTAGCTATATTCATGTGTTGTAGTGTGGATTATGGTCACGCTCTGTCTTGGACTGCAGATAGCTAGGTTAACAAAAATGGATACTCTGCATATTTTCTGAATTTTTAGTAAGGTCTACATGAATAAGGTTAGCAGTAGTTCTGACTTGGGGCACTGGTTAATTCTTCACATGCAGGAACGTGGAGAGATGGTGGGCTCCAAGCCCATGGTGATTTTATTGTGCTTGCAGCTTGAGATGTACTTGGTCCAAATGAAAATCATCATTTTGAAGGGTTAGTAGATGATGCACGTATATAGTTAGATCTTAATTGTGTTTATTATTCAAAATGCTTGTACCCACTAGATTTCATTTTTTTACCTTGAATGAGTATTATattactattatttggaatccaCCTTGATCctccacttctatttttcctagGCAACTTCGCATGGAATTAGGATCACTTAATAAGGTTCTGGTTTCTTTTTCAAATTCACTTGCTTTATGCATGAACCTATTATAGATTTTTGGTGTTGATTTGCAGTAAGAGCAAATGTAATATTGTTCTCATCAATTTCTTTCATAGCATGTGTAATGCGTTATAACATCAGTTTCATTGGATTGGAAAAGGTGATAAACATGCAACCATTCTTACTCGATGATATGAATACTTCAGGAGCAATGGTGGCATTTGTTTGCACATTAGTATTCCGTTATGTAGTAAAGGATATGGTCTGGTAGTCATTCTTTATCGTTATAGTTATtgtcaaatggtggaatattgcTGCCTAGCAGCTCTGGTTCATGCGTGTGTGAAAAACAATGTAAAATCATTTTTGTTGCTGTAGAATCTCATGAGTCGTATGAAAAAGAAGGCTAGGatatttatattttttaattATTCAGCTGCTTGTGTTACAGATCTGGGCATACCTTTTGTTTGAGATAAATTTGGGCATAAATTGTCACAAATAAATGGGTGGCGTTGGGTCAAGGTTCAGGAACCCAGGGGCATCATGCTTCTTTTGAGCCACATGGGGAGAATTACATCCATGTATTAGAAAAACTAGGTGCCCGCTTAAACAGAAAAAATACAACTCTTGCTGACCGGGAGCTTCATGGTAGTGGCTAGAATTTAATCAGAGATCCATGTACAGGTTGATTGTTATGAAACCATGCGATGGAATCTTGATGTTGACAATGTCCAGAAATCTGATTCGTCAGAGACAAAATCCAACCTTAATTCCCCCATTCAGATCATGAAATATTGGGGTTAACAGTTTGCGATGTAAGATGGGTTGAGATCTGCTATACGTTAACTTTCTTTTGTTCaaatgttttcttttgttttgaaaCCTTAATGTTTTCTGTTGTGGGGTGACAATGTCTGGGTTTATGCTAACAAGCAAGAAAAATGTTATATGCAATGAGTTCCCAATCTTGAAATATTGAAATATTGAAGCATATCTTGGAACGACGGAGTTCCCAATCTTCATGGTAGATGATGGGACACTGGATGCTGAAGTTGCTTATTGTCTCGCGTAGAACAATAGCATGTCCTTATTTTTTGCTATGTTTTGCCCATGTTGATTATGATGGCATTGTTTTGAACATTCTATCTGTGTTGATAAAAAAGGAGATGATTTGGTATGCCCTCCTTGCAGAGGATCGAGCCTGGTCGGTTGGTTCTTGGTTGGGTGTTGTTGAGACGATCCAAGCCACCAGCAATTCGAGCTTGTCTTCATGGTGTGTAATTATATTTAGGTAGACAAAATCCCCTGATGATAGCCCAAAAAGAAGATGACATGGAGATAAAGTGTTGCGTGCGGCAGGAAAGAGACAAACGTATTCAGAAATCCAAACCACCAGGATGACAGTTGCGAGATGGCGATTGGATGGTGCTGACACATCTTGCTAGCGAGGAGGCTGTTTGCCGAAATTGGACTTTGGATTGTTATAAAATTTCAGTTTAGACCAATTCTTGTTAAACATAACATGTTATTGTGACAACTATTATGAAAAAAATTGATTTAGATAATCAAAATGATGAAGAAATTCCTAAACTTACGTGCGCTGCACGTGCACCCTTTCCAATTTGAAGGGCTGCTTATCGGTTTTAAATCTTGAAGTTTGCACGGTCACTAATATGACCATGCTATTTTAGAGTGATAACCTTCATTTCAGGCAGTAATGAAACTTGAAATGCCAGTTGACTAACAGTAATAAACACCAAGAATACTGGTTGATGTTAATGGGAATTATGATTAGCGATGATTCATTTTATGCTCTGGTGGAACGGGTCAAGCCGGTTTGCGCGGTGAGTATTGTCCGTTACTTATTTTCATACTAACTACATATATTGTTTGTGCAGGATGGATATGAGTTGAGAAAGCAGTTTTTATTATACTTGCTAAAACATCGTGGGAATGAAGCTAAAGACAACTTTCCGTATATTGTGAAAGAATTTCTTAAGCGTATAACCtagatattaataattttataaTAGATGTTTAGTTGGAACTCCATTAAGTTTGTTACATGGACATGCCGTTAATTTTTTTTTTGGCAATTTACATTGCAAAAATGTACTTTAATTATTAAATAATTGTGTCTGTGTTATATTGTCCGTACGTGTGAAATTTAACATGCATTATCTTTATATAACTCTTGCAAATTATTTCAAGAGCctgtggcaacgcacgggcattgtaCTAGTAGTCATAGTGTCCCATGCGACCCATGCTGTTTTCCTCTTTCCCTGCTTAGATGATAAACTGGGCCTGCGCATATGGATATGCGTCTATTTTGGTGGGCTGGGAGAGGATCCGTTCTGGCCTAAGAAACTGGGCCTGTAATCCCCTTCGATTACGCTAAAAAAGAAAAATCAGAGCTGGCTCTACTCCATGCCGTTTCTCTGATCCACATTCCCCGCGCCGCCTGTCATCACCTCGATCGCCGCCGTCTCGTTTATCGACGAGCTTCAGGTATGCTGCCCTCCTCTTCCTTCTGATCTTGAAAGAGAGACATCCGGGAGGAGTGCAACTCAACCCTGAACGAAGTGCCTCTACCACTTGTAGCAGGAGCAGGCCCCGGGCACGGGatggagaagagggggaggaaggaggaggaggaggagcaggcggTGGAGGGCCTCCCCAACGACCTTGTCTGGGAGTTCCTGTCGAGGGTGCCGTACCGGTCGCTGTGCCGCTTCAAGTCCGTGTCGACGTCATGGCTCACGCTGTGTTCCGACCCTGCCGTCCGCCGAAGGTCGCCGCAGACGCTCTCCGGATTCTTCGCCCTCTCCCGCAGCGGCACCATCCGTTTCGTCAACCTGTCCGGGAGAGGCCGGCCGTTGATCGACCCCTCTCTCCCTTTCCTGCACGGCTTCAAAAATGTCAAGATCCTAAATTGCTGCGGCGGCATCCTCCTCTGCCATGGCATTCGAGCAGAGCGCGCAGAATACATCGTGTGCAACCCCGCGACCGAGAAGGTCTGGGCCACGCTGCCCGTGCCCGATAGCCATGACACACCATGTCCTCGGTTTCACGGCCGCACCATTTGCTTGTGTTTTGACCCCACCGTTCCTTCTTGCTTCACAGTGTTTGTCATCAATGATAATGGTCACGCCATAACCGCGACAGATGTCTACTCATCCGATACCGGAGAATGGACTTCCATGTCAGGCCGATGGGGTCACCGAGTTGTGGTGTATTGCGGTGAACCACAATACTTCTTTTTAAATGACACTCTGCATGTCACTGCCTATGATTCTCGTTTGGAGACATTTGACTTGAACCATAATTCATTAAACATGATAGTTACAGTGGACACGGGCGGGAATACTTGGAGGACAACTCGACAGCCGCCCCAGACTGAATTCACTTTCATTGGGCTCTCTCAGGGACGCTTACATGGTATTGAGATGGAAGATGGTAATGGTTGCCGGATATCAGTTTGGATTCTTGAGGATTATGCTAGTGGGCGGTGGACCTTAAAGCACACAACCAGCATTCTGGATCTGCTAGGAAGGCCTTGTCTAGAGCACAGAGAGTACTACGTATTTGTTGCACTCCATCCAGAACGTAACCTTATTTTTTTTAATGGCGGGGTGGAACGAGAACGGACACTTATGTCGTATGATATGGATACCCAGAAGTTGCATGTTATCTGCAATCTTGAAGATTATCAAATGCAAAATTTTCGACCTTACACTCCATGCTTTGTGGAATGGCCGCTGTCAAATGCTCACTGAAGTTCAGAGCAGGTTCACATTTGGTTAGTTGGCAACTTGGCATGACACCTTCATGAAAATTGGTTGTTCGGTATGGTCAAGATCTTCTAGTTTTTGGCAGTGGCTTGAATAAGGCTTACATCTACTCTAATTTGGTTTTCTTATCAGTTAGTGTCCAGGTGCAAGCATTTTTGTGGCTTTGAACAATGTTGGCTAGGCAATGAGTTCACTTTCGAAAAAAAATGTAAGCTACAATTCAATTGGTTATGAGAGCCTAGTCATACGACTGAACCAAGTCAATTTAGTATGCAAACTGTTATCCCAACAATGTTGAATATTGATGGTGCCCTGTTTTGATGCACTTGAAAGTTTTATTATCTCATTTATTATTTGAAATGGTTCTCTCTTTCTTTTGTAGTATTATAATTATATGTTAGCGCCGACTTCTCTAGTAGTTGTATCTTGTGTGTACAAACATGGAGGTTCCTTTAGTGAAATCTGCATGCATGTTGTTACTCATGATGGTCCCAAGCAATATGTACTACTCATGATGTTCAAGTAGACTGAGTAACCGAATTATAATTTTTATAAGAAACAGAACAACACACCTCTGATGTCATGACATGTTTTTAGTTGGGACTTAGGAATGTCATGTGATGTAGTGTGTCCATGGCCAATGTGCCCTGTCTTGAATCTAGGTTGTTGCCTGGTTGTCAATTTTCTGAAAATCCCAAGATCTTGCTGTCCATAACATATATAATTAACTTGTGCGGAGTTTTGTTATCCGCTATGCAGCATTCTGAATTGTGTGCACGCAGTTATTAAATACCCAAACTGGCCTCTGTTCAAACTACTATGTAACGGTTTTGAGTACGACTTCATCTTCATTTAGACTGATAATCTTACACATGTCACTCTGCTTGGTTGATGGGCTCTGCACATGAAAATTGCCTGAGCTGTACTCTGAAGGAGGCAAGACAAGTTGTCCATGTCGAATCCATGGATTCTTTTCTTCAGCAGCGTTGGTTCCGAGCAATGACGACGAAAACGGCATTTGTAGCACAGAATCGTGACTCTTGTGGACGTGATTGCAGCACCACACTCAGAGGCCATAGAACGCACGCTCGCCCTGCAAATACATACTGTATGTACCAACTGATTCAGTAAGCGTTCAGTTTTCTGCTCACTGGAAAAATACAGTTGTACAGTGTTCAGTTATAGTTCGAGGAACGTCGGCTGGCCACCACCCCTGGCGCAGTGGCCGGCGGCCGCCGTGGCCCTCGGTTTTTCTGGGGGGCAGCGGAGGAACTTCCAGTCGATAGTCGCACCCTCTCCTGAATCACACTCTGAAGACTATCGACTGGAAGTCGACACTAAACGGTTCAGTCGTTCAACGGCCCAGATGCTCTCAGACAAAAGATGAAGGTCTACGGTTTCATTTCAAAGCGTTTTCGGCGATGCTCCTCACTCGCTCTCCCTTCTCTCTCACGGGTTTCCGCCCCTGgtagcaccgccgccgccgccgcaattGATCCTCTCCTCGTCAGCAGTTGTAACGGGAGCGGGGCGTTGCGCATCTGTGAGGT is drawn from Aegilops tauschii subsp. strangulata cultivar AL8/78 chromosome 1, Aet v6.0, whole genome shotgun sequence and contains these coding sequences:
- the LOC109762103 gene encoding F-box protein At5g07610-like, producing the protein MEKRGRKEEEEEQAVEGLPNDLVWEFLSRVPYRSLCRFKSVSTSWLTLCSDPAVRRRSPQTLSGFFALSRSGTIRFVNLSGRGRPLIDPSLPFLHGFKNVKILNCCGGILLCHGIRAERAEYIVCNPATEKVWATLPVPDSHDTPCPRFHGRTICLCFDPTVPSCFTVFVINDNGHAITATDVYSSDTGEWTSMSGRWGHRVVVYCGEPQYFFLNDTLHVTAYDSRLETFDLNHNSLNMIVTVDTGGNTWRTTRQPPQTEFTFIGLSQGRLHGIEMEDGNGCRISVWILEDYASGRWTLKHTTSILDLLGRPCLEHREYYVFVALHPERNLIFFNGGVERERTLMSYDMDTQKLHVICNLEDYQMQNFRPYTPCFVEWPLSNAH